In one Leishmania infantum JPCM5 genome chromosome 7 genomic region, the following are encoded:
- a CDS encoding putative ATP-dependent DEAD/H RNA helicase, with protein sequence MSDYGDAQHNGGDSGGRGEGGYGGPRDGGYGGGYGGGRGGDRYRSGGYGGGRGYGGGYGGGRGGDRYHDRHGGLGSNLHRIDWDAVQKVATQWNFYKPQKPRSEEEIATWLRENSITIYGDRVPQPMLEFSDLVAPDAIHQAFMDAGFQKPTPIQSVAWPVLLNSRDIVGVAKTGSGKTMAFMIPAALHIMAQPPLQPGDGPIALVLAPTRELAVQIETETRKALTRVPSIMTTCVYGGTPKGPQQRALRAGVHVCIATPGRLIDLLETNCTNLLRVTYLTLDEADRMLDMGFEDQIRKICSQIRTDRQTLMFSATWPREIRNLAASFQKDFVRVHIGSEELVANADVHQHVFVVEGYHKEEKMEEILRQVGPQRVLVFVKTKKSCDILQDRLGRALRQTVLAIHGDKLQSSRDYVLDRFRKDERAILVATDVAARGLDIKDLDVVVNYDMPLNIEDYVHRIGMLTDFRPLTVSLAPIPSVYLSL encoded by the coding sequence ATGTCGGACTACGGCGACGCTCAgcacaacggcggcgacagcggtggccgcggcgagGGTGGCTACGGCGGTCCCCGTGATGGTGGCTACGGTGGCGGCTATGGAGGCGGTCGTGGCGGGGATCGctaccgcagcggcggctacggtggtggccgtggcTACGGTGGcggctacggcggcggccgcggtggagaTCGCTACCATgaccgccacggcggctTGGGCTCCAACCTGCACCGGATCGACTGGGACGCCGTGCAGAAGGTGGCGACGCAATGGAACTTCTACAAACCGCAGAAGCcgcgcagcgaggaggagattgCGACGTGGCTGCGCGAGAACAGCATCACCATCTACGGTGACCGCGTGCCGCAGCCGATGCTCGAATTTTCCGACCTGGTTGCCCCGGATGCCATTCATCAGGCTTTCATGGACGCCGGATTCCAGAAGCCGACCCCGATTCAGTCCGTCGCCTGGCCGGTCCTGTTGAACTCGCGTGACATCGTCGGCGTGGCCAAGACAGGCTCTGGCAAGACGATGGCCTTCATGATTCCCGCGGCCCTGCACATTATGGCGCAGCCTCCGCTGCAGCCTGGCGACGGTCCCATCGCCCTCGTCCTCGCCCCGACCCGCGAACTGGCGGTGCAGATcgagacagagacacgcaAGGCTTTGACGCGCGTGCCGAGCATTATGACGACGTGCGTGTATGGCGGCACCCCGAaggggccgcagcagcgcgccctGCGCGCCGGTGTGCACGTCTGCATTGCAACGCCAGGTCGCCTGATTGACCTGCTGGAGACGAACTGCACGAATCTGCTGCGTGTCACCTACCTCACcctcgacgaggcggatCGCATGCTTGATATGGGTTTCGAAGACCAAATCCGCAAGATCTGCTCTCAGATTCGCACAGACCGCCAGACGCTCATGTTCTCGGCGACGTGGCCGCGCGAGATCCGAAACCTCGCCGCCAGCTTCCAGAAGGACTTTGTCCGTGTACACATCGGCTCCGAGGAGCTTGTGGCCAACGCTGATGTCCACCAGCACGTCTTCGTCGTTGAGGGATATcacaaggaggagaagaTGGAGGAGATTCTTCGCCAGGTCGGACCGCAGCGCGTACTCGTCTTTGTGAAGACAAAGAAGTCGTGCGACATTTTGCAGGACCGCCTtggccgcgcgctgcggcagacgGTGCTCGCCATTCACGGTGACAAGCTGCAGTCCAGCCGCGACTACGTACTGGACCGCTTCCGCAAAGACGAGCGCGCGATCCTCGTCGCCACcgacgtggcggcgcgcggtCTCGATATCAAGGACTTGGACGTGGTGGTGAATTACGATATGCCACTGAACATCGAAGATTATGTGCATCGTATTGGTATGTTGACGGACTTCCGCCCTCTCACGGTATCGCTAGCCCCGATCCCCTCTGTGTATCTGTCtctgtga